The sequence CCTACAAGGAAGCGCTTAAATATGACAGTAAATTCGCGCCCGCTTATATTATGATAGCCGAATCGTATCTGGCTGAAAACAGAAATGACGACGCCGCTAATTTTTATAAGAAACTCGCCGCTAATGTTCCCTCTGAACTTTATCAGGCAACTCGCAAGATAGAGCAGACATTTTTTGAGCTGGGGCGTTTTTCGGATGTTGAAACGACTTATAGGGAGGTTTTAGAAAACTGCCCGGATGATTTAAATATCCTTAAAGCGCTGGCGGGTATCGAGGAGAAAAAAGGCAATATCCCCGCCGCCATTGAAACATTAACGCCGGCCTTAAACGCCGAGTCTAAAGAGGCAGTGGCTGTAACCCGTTTGGCTGAGCTTTATCTGAACAACAACCAGCAAGAAAAAGCAATTGAGGTGCTGGAAACCATACAGGAAAAATGGCCATCGTTAAAACAGCAATACAAATGCCCTCATTGCGGAAATATAACAGCCAAGCAGGAAATAGTATGTCCGAACTGCAAGCGGGTTGGACCGTATAAAAGATTATGAGGTTATCCTTAATAATTATCCTTTTCTCCGCAGTGTTATGTTCCGCCTCCGAGGTTGACAGTTTAATCGAGAATGGCCAGCTGGCTAAGGCTTATCAATACCTCATCGACAATTATAAAAACACTCCGGATGAGCCGGAATATCTTTTCGTTAAGGGGAAAACCGAGGAATCCGGCGAAACATCCGCCGCCTATTTCAAGGATTTTATCAATAAATCATCGGGCAATTCCCGTCTTGTCGACTGGGCGAAGCTTGATCTCGGCAAATACTATTTAGCGCAAAAACTATATGTAACTGCCAACAAGCTTTTCGAAAATATCGACCAGGATTCGCCGTTCTGGGATGAGGCGTCCTATTTAGCGGCCAAGTGTCTGCTTATGTCGGATGAATACGAACTTGCCGCCGATGATTTCAAGGCTATCACCGACCGATATGAAAGCGAAGAATCTTCAGAGGTTAAAGACAAGCTGGAGCAATTTTACAACTGGGCAAAGCTGGGTTTGGCGGATGCCTACGCATCGCTAAAAGATTACAATCAGGCTGAGTCGGTTTACACCGAACTGATAGAGCCGGAACGAGAGCATGACATATCTGCCCCGGCTCTTCTGGGACTGCAGGATATCGCCCAACAGCAGAACAAGCAGGACAACTCCCGCGAGTATGCAAACATGTACAACGAACGATATCAACCGGATAGTCCGGTTATAGAAAATTCCGGCAGGGATACTGCCGAATCAATTTCGGCTAAACCGGAAAAATATGAGCCTGCTATCAAGCGCAGTTCGGGCTATTTCATTCAGGTTGGCGTATTCCACAATCGAGAAAACGCCGACAGGATGTCAACGCTGTATAAGGAGAGCGGCTACAAGGCTTACATTGAGGTTTTCATCGAAGGAGGCGAGGAATTCCATCGCGTAATGGTAGGCGGCTATCAATCCAAACAGCAGGCGGAGTTCGTCAAGAAGCGTTTAGAGCGCGCGATAGGGGAGAAGTATTTCATCATCAAGCGGTGATGTTTTTAGCATATCTTAAAACCTCATATCCATAAACCGATTTAATAACCAACTCTAAGCAGTTATGTTTATTTACATGTTTAACAATAGAAGTAATAACCAACCTTTTCAGGGTCGGAGCGGGCTTGAAAAACCCGTCTATTAAATGCTTTGTATTGCTGTTATTATTGGCGTTATAGTGTTTCGTGGTTGGTATGCGTCCTCGTGCACCAATTAGCATAGTAGGGCAGGAAGTCCCTGATATCCTGCATATTGGGCTTCCGGTGTTGTCAAAAGTTAATTCTGACAACCGCATAATTAATCCATTGACTAAGCATATATTTGCGTGTTGTCGGGTCTCCCAACCCGATGTCATAGCGCTGGTAGGAAAGAAGCATCTTCAGCGGTAATACTTGCCCTGCGAGTTTAACTGCTTGAAATTGAAAAGGATACGCTTAATGTATAAAATCTATACACAAATATTAATATATTTTTTTATACATTATAAGGTAATAATGCTTGCAATAAATAAAATTTATAATATATTATCTAAAATTACTAATATTAATTATTTTTAATGAGAAATTTTGGATAATATAGTAACCAGATTATTAGAGAGAAGTGAACCTAAACAAAAGGAGAGTACCATGAGGAAAATGGTAACAATTTTTTCACTGGTCGTTTTTGTCGCTTTAATTGGAATTACGCAAGCGACAACTATAGACCCCACAACATCAAAGGC is a genomic window of Candidatus Zixiibacteriota bacterium containing:
- a CDS encoding SPOR domain-containing protein, which encodes MRLSLIIILFSAVLCSASEVDSLIENGQLAKAYQYLIDNYKNTPDEPEYLFVKGKTEESGETSAAYFKDFINKSSGNSRLVDWAKLDLGKYYLAQKLYVTANKLFENIDQDSPFWDEASYLAAKCLLMSDEYELAADDFKAITDRYESEESSEVKDKLEQFYNWAKLGLADAYASLKDYNQAESVYTELIEPEREHDISAPALLGLQDIAQQQNKQDNSREYANMYNERYQPDSPVIENSGRDTAESISAKPEKYEPAIKRSSGYFIQVGVFHNRENADRMSTLYKESGYKAYIEVFIEGGEEFHRVMVGGYQSKQQAEFVKKRLERAIGEKYFIIKR